From Vreelandella neptunia, the proteins below share one genomic window:
- the thpD gene encoding ectoine hydroxylase, translating into MTVKSTPLNAVTAHKQYSEMADTPNVHTTNRNVRSTQGQRTQGQDAYPSRLASAPAQTWLPRQDAVVKGRQLSGPLSQAQLDEFERKGFLFIPNLIEGAELEELRQEMKALMSNDEYLNQDFSVTEPESQEIRSLFAVHFLSERLGKLASDERVAGAARQIIGDDPYVHQSRINYKPGFAGKGFNWHSDFETWHAEDGMPAMHAVSASLILTDNHEFNGPLMLIPGSHKKFVPCLGETPEDNHKSSLKAQEVGVPSPEALTELVAEHGIEAPKGKAGGLLLFDCNTLHASNANLSPDPRSNVFFVFNRQDNRCREPYAAAKQRPDFLAHSPDQQAQQYR; encoded by the coding sequence ATGACAGTCAAAAGCACACCGCTAAATGCTGTAACCGCCCATAAGCAATATAGCGAAATGGCCGATACACCTAACGTTCATACTACTAATAGGAACGTTCGCAGTACGCAGGGTCAGCGGACACAGGGTCAGGATGCCTACCCGTCGCGCTTAGCCAGTGCTCCTGCACAAACCTGGCTGCCACGCCAAGATGCAGTGGTTAAGGGGCGTCAGCTTTCCGGCCCTTTAAGCCAGGCGCAACTTGATGAGTTTGAGCGTAAAGGGTTTCTGTTTATTCCCAACCTCATTGAAGGCGCAGAGCTTGAAGAGCTGCGCCAGGAAATGAAGGCGCTGATGAGCAACGATGAATATCTCAATCAAGACTTCAGTGTCACTGAGCCAGAGAGCCAGGAAATCCGCTCGCTGTTTGCGGTGCACTTCCTCTCTGAGCGGTTGGGAAAGCTGGCCAGCGATGAGCGTGTCGCGGGCGCCGCTCGTCAAATTATTGGCGACGACCCTTATGTGCATCAGTCGCGTATTAACTATAAGCCTGGATTTGCCGGTAAGGGTTTTAACTGGCACTCCGACTTTGAGACCTGGCACGCGGAAGATGGCATGCCTGCGATGCACGCGGTTAGCGCATCGCTGATCTTAACCGACAACCATGAGTTCAACGGCCCGTTAATGTTGATTCCCGGTTCGCACAAAAAGTTTGTGCCGTGCTTAGGGGAAACGCCTGAGGATAACCACAAAAGCTCGCTGAAAGCACAGGAAGTTGGCGTGCCAAGCCCCGAGGCACTTACCGAGCTAGTGGCTGAACACGGTATTGAAGCGCCAAAAGGCAAAGCGGGCGGTTTGCTGCTGTTTGATTGCAATACGCTGCATGCTTCTAACGCCAACCTATCGCCTGATCCGCGTAGCAACGTCTTCTTCGTGTTCAATCGCCAGGATAATCGCTGCCGGGAGCCTTATGCGGCGGCTAAACAACGGCCTGATTTCCTGGCTCATAGCCCTGATCAGCAGGCTCAGCAATATCGCTAA
- a CDS encoding fumarylacetoacetate hydrolase family protein, giving the protein MRFVPQFTDGQEFPHPLGKVVCIGRNYADHAKELDNPVPTEPLLFIKPSTSVVDLAKPLDPPFSLGDMHFEVELALLVGETLTHATLDEAERAIVGIGLAMDLTLRDVQTKLKEKGHPWEIAKGFDGACPLSAFLPLSRVPNWNALAFTLEIDGEERQHGEGADMIFAVPTLVAEMSRHFTLEPGDVILTGTPSGVGELVRGSKLRLTLTGGLEVETSVVE; this is encoded by the coding sequence ATGCGTTTTGTTCCACAATTTACCGATGGCCAGGAGTTTCCCCACCCGCTGGGCAAGGTTGTCTGCATTGGCCGTAATTATGCTGACCATGCGAAAGAGTTGGATAATCCGGTTCCCACAGAGCCGCTGCTATTCATAAAGCCCTCCACCAGCGTTGTGGATCTCGCTAAACCGCTGGATCCGCCGTTTTCACTCGGTGACATGCATTTTGAAGTCGAGCTTGCGTTGTTGGTGGGTGAAACCTTAACCCACGCCACCCTGGATGAAGCCGAGCGTGCGATTGTCGGTATCGGGTTAGCGATGGATCTAACGCTACGCGATGTACAGACGAAGCTAAAAGAGAAAGGGCACCCTTGGGAAATCGCTAAAGGCTTTGATGGTGCTTGTCCGCTTTCGGCGTTTCTGCCGCTAAGCCGTGTTCCTAACTGGAATGCACTAGCATTCACGCTTGAGATTGATGGTGAAGAACGTCAGCATGGTGAAGGTGCTGATATGATTTTTGCGGTACCTACGCTGGTTGCCGAAATGAGCCGCCACTTCACATTGGAGCCGGGCGATGTGATTTTGACCGGTACGCCTTCAGGGGTTGGTGAACTGGTTCGCGGTTCAAAATTACGTTTAACCCTGACCGGCGGTTTGGAAGTTGAAACCAGCGTTGTCGAGTAG
- a CDS encoding homoserine kinase: MAVFTPLSDAQVAAFLEKFDVGSFVSLKGVANGTENSTFFVTTDHRELVLTLFEQGEHAELPFFVELLDYLDEHRLPVPGTIHDREGIALHSLEGKPALLFPRLPGRHPEAPNLAQCRALGDTLGRLHVVSKHFPGHRPNPRDLNWLHVMHHKVLSYLSPADQTLMKDEVDDFESAFMQHGELPQGALHGDLFRDNTLFEGDQLGGIIDFYNGCTGDLLFDLAIVVNDWASNDDGTLNAERYNTLLSAYLARRPLTADERELWPTMLRMTALRYWLSRLLVVYVDPPAHDLTPHDPERFRTILTARIAHGALPLPEVSA, encoded by the coding sequence ATGGCTGTATTTACTCCGCTTAGCGACGCACAGGTCGCCGCGTTTTTAGAAAAATTTGATGTGGGCAGTTTTGTTTCCCTTAAGGGAGTCGCGAACGGCACCGAAAATTCGACATTTTTTGTGACTACCGACCACCGCGAGCTGGTGTTAACCCTGTTCGAACAGGGCGAGCACGCGGAACTGCCGTTCTTTGTCGAACTGCTGGACTACTTGGACGAGCACCGTTTACCGGTGCCCGGCACGATTCACGATCGTGAAGGGATCGCGCTGCATAGCCTGGAGGGCAAGCCGGCGCTGCTATTTCCGCGCCTGCCTGGCCGCCATCCAGAAGCGCCCAATTTAGCCCAATGCCGTGCCTTAGGCGATACTTTGGGTCGCCTACACGTGGTCTCAAAACATTTTCCCGGCCACCGCCCCAACCCGCGGGATCTCAACTGGCTGCACGTGATGCACCATAAAGTTTTGAGTTACCTAAGCCCCGCGGATCAAACGTTGATGAAGGACGAAGTCGACGATTTCGAAAGCGCCTTTATGCAACACGGTGAATTGCCCCAAGGCGCCCTGCATGGTGATCTGTTTCGCGACAACACCCTGTTTGAGGGTGACCAGCTTGGCGGTATTATCGACTTTTATAACGGCTGCACTGGGGATCTTCTGTTTGATCTGGCGATTGTGGTCAACGACTGGGCCTCTAATGACGATGGCACGCTCAACGCTGAGCGCTACAATACGCTGTTGAGCGCCTACCTGGCGCGCAGGCCGTTAACGGCAGATGAACGGGAGCTATGGCCCACCATGCTGCGCATGACAGCACTGCGCTACTGGCTGTCACGCCTGCTGGTGGTCTATGTTGACCCTCCGGCCCACGATTTGACGCCCCACGACCCCGAGCGTTTTCGAACCATATTAACTGCGCGCATTGCCCACGGTGCACTGCCGCTACCTGAGGTTTCTGCATGA
- a CDS encoding META domain-containing protein: protein MDTHETAHHPNEALINTYWKLVTLDGAPVVTHENFREAHLVLHQEASRLAGATGCNTLMGSYLMANDRIAFGQIASTKMACPAPQMKTERNFLAALKQVTAWSVDGSKLVLLGDDSEPLAAFEAVHLY, encoded by the coding sequence ATGGATACCCACGAGACAGCGCATCACCCTAATGAAGCATTGATCAACACCTACTGGAAGCTGGTGACGCTTGATGGAGCGCCGGTCGTCACCCATGAGAATTTCCGTGAAGCGCATTTGGTTCTTCATCAAGAGGCTTCCCGCTTAGCCGGCGCTACCGGCTGTAATACCCTGATGGGCAGCTACCTGATGGCAAACGATCGCATCGCATTTGGGCAAATCGCCAGCACTAAAATGGCCTGCCCTGCGCCTCAAATGAAAACTGAGCGAAATTTTCTAGCCGCACTCAAGCAAGTAACAGCATGGAGTGTGGATGGCTCAAAGCTTGTGCTGCTGGGCGATGACAGTGAACCATTGGCGGCCTTCGAGGCAGTGCATCTTTATTAG
- a CDS encoding cytochrome ubiquinol oxidase subunit I, translated as MDIVELSRLQFAFTAMVHFLFVPLTLGLSILLAIMESVYVMTGKTIYRQMTKFWGKLFGINFALGVTTGIAMEFQFGTNWSYYSHYVGDIFGAPLAIEALMAFFLESTLVGLFFFGWDRLSKEKHLAVTWLMALATNMSALWILVANGWMQHPVGSELNLATMRMELVSFAEVLLNPVAQVKFVHTVSAGYVTGAVFVLAISSWYLLKGREVAFARRSFAIASAFGLASVLSVIVLGDESGYELGDVQKVKLAAIEAEWQTHPAPAAFTLFGLPSESKQHTDFAIRIPGVMGLIATRSLDTEVMGIRELKEEHRERIVNGQEAYALMQRLRSGEERDGDQARFEAVRSDLGYGLLLSAYSDDVANATTAEINQAVEASIPKVWPLFWSFRAMVAAGFSMLVLFALAFWHSVRRQPEKSPWLLRFALFSLPLPWIASEAGWFVAEYGRQPWAIGEILPVHLAISSLTAEQVLTTLIAIGILYTTFVIIEMWLMQHFARKGPSGSGYLDEETDADYPLPTPTREA; from the coding sequence ATGGACATTGTTGAATTATCCAGGTTGCAGTTCGCCTTTACGGCGATGGTGCATTTCCTGTTTGTACCCTTAACGCTAGGGCTGTCGATACTGCTGGCGATCATGGAGTCGGTCTATGTGATGACCGGTAAGACCATTTATCGTCAGATGACAAAGTTCTGGGGCAAGCTATTTGGTATTAACTTTGCGCTGGGGGTAACCACCGGCATCGCCATGGAGTTCCAGTTCGGAACCAACTGGTCGTACTACTCTCACTATGTCGGCGATATTTTCGGTGCGCCTCTGGCAATAGAAGCCTTGATGGCGTTCTTCCTTGAATCGACGCTGGTCGGGCTATTCTTCTTTGGCTGGGATCGGCTGTCGAAAGAGAAGCATCTAGCGGTTACCTGGCTCATGGCGTTGGCAACCAATATGTCAGCCTTATGGATTCTGGTGGCTAATGGCTGGATGCAGCATCCTGTCGGCTCTGAGCTTAACCTTGCCACCATGCGCATGGAGCTGGTCAGCTTTGCGGAAGTGCTGCTCAATCCCGTCGCCCAAGTCAAATTTGTGCATACCGTGTCAGCGGGGTACGTCACCGGCGCGGTGTTTGTGCTAGCGATTTCAAGCTGGTACTTGCTCAAGGGCCGCGAGGTTGCCTTTGCTCGACGCAGCTTCGCTATTGCGTCTGCCTTCGGGTTGGCCAGCGTGCTATCGGTCATTGTACTGGGCGATGAGTCCGGCTATGAGCTGGGGGACGTGCAGAAGGTCAAGCTGGCCGCCATTGAGGCTGAATGGCAAACCCATCCCGCGCCGGCTGCCTTCACACTCTTTGGGCTCCCCAGCGAGTCGAAACAGCACACCGACTTTGCCATCCGCATACCTGGCGTGATGGGTTTGATCGCCACGCGCTCGCTGGATACCGAAGTGATGGGCATTCGCGAGCTTAAAGAGGAGCACCGCGAACGCATCGTCAACGGCCAGGAAGCCTACGCTCTCATGCAGCGCCTGCGCAGTGGTGAGGAGCGCGATGGGGATCAGGCCCGGTTCGAAGCAGTGCGCAGCGATCTAGGCTATGGGCTACTGCTTAGCGCCTATAGCGACGATGTAGCCAATGCGACCACAGCCGAAATTAACCAAGCCGTAGAGGCGTCGATCCCCAAGGTTTGGCCGCTTTTCTGGTCTTTTCGGGCCATGGTCGCCGCGGGTTTTAGCATGCTGGTACTGTTTGCACTGGCCTTCTGGCATAGCGTACGTCGTCAGCCAGAGAAGTCCCCGTGGCTACTTCGCTTTGCGCTGTTCAGCCTACCGCTACCCTGGATTGCCTCTGAAGCAGGCTGGTTCGTGGCTGAATATGGACGCCAGCCCTGGGCCATCGGCGAGATCCTACCGGTGCACCTAGCTATTTCCAGCCTAACGGCCGAACAGGTGCTCACTACTCTGATTGCCATCGGCATCCTCTACACCACCTTCGTCATTATCGAAATGTGGTTGATGCAGCACTTTGCCCGCAAGGGCCCCTCCGGCAGCGGTTACCTGGATGAGGAAACCGACGCTGACTATCCACTCCCAACCCCCACACGGGAGGCATGA
- the cydB gene encoding cytochrome d ubiquinol oxidase subunit II: protein MMMDYETLRFVWWVLIGVLLIGFAVTDGFDMGVATLLKIVGHGDEERRVMINSMAPHWDGNQVWLVTAGGALFAAWPPVYAAAFNGFYFALMLTLFALFLRPLAFDYRSKLENSTWRSRWDWGLTIGSAVPALIFGVAFGNLLQGVPFQFDDYLRLEYQGGLLGLLNPFALLAGLLSLLMFVTHGAAWLQLKTEGELRSRSAAIGSLTALVCAALFVLGGVWLLLGIDGYQVTSVIDTQGYNDTTGKIVAVRAGGWMTNYSRFPLLWLLPVLGVLGFVLCALTMKLGRHALAFTSSAVAMAMVVVTTGVTMFPFVMPSSLNPNHSLTMWDATASELTLKIMFVVVCIFVPLILLYTAWSYWVMRGRLNEQFIRDNDKALY from the coding sequence ATGATGATGGATTACGAAACACTTAGGTTTGTCTGGTGGGTGCTGATTGGCGTGCTGTTGATAGGCTTTGCGGTCACCGATGGGTTTGATATGGGCGTTGCCACCTTGCTCAAAATAGTCGGGCATGGCGACGAGGAGCGCCGGGTGATGATCAACTCCATGGCGCCTCATTGGGATGGCAATCAGGTCTGGCTGGTCACTGCTGGGGGCGCACTGTTTGCCGCCTGGCCGCCGGTTTACGCGGCAGCTTTCAACGGCTTCTATTTCGCCTTGATGCTGACGCTGTTTGCGCTGTTCCTGCGTCCCCTAGCGTTCGATTATCGCTCCAAGCTGGAAAACTCCACCTGGCGCAGTCGCTGGGACTGGGGGTTGACGATCGGCTCCGCCGTTCCTGCACTGATCTTTGGTGTTGCCTTTGGCAACCTTCTTCAGGGTGTGCCCTTCCAGTTCGATGACTATCTGCGCTTGGAGTATCAGGGTGGTTTGCTAGGCCTATTGAACCCCTTTGCACTATTGGCCGGGCTTTTGAGTCTGTTGATGTTCGTCACCCACGGAGCAGCTTGGCTGCAGCTTAAAACCGAGGGCGAACTGCGCAGCCGTAGTGCGGCCATCGGCAGCCTGACAGCGCTGGTATGCGCGGCACTGTTCGTGCTGGGTGGTGTGTGGCTGCTCCTGGGCATTGATGGCTACCAAGTGACTAGCGTCATCGACACCCAGGGGTACAACGATACCACCGGTAAAATCGTGGCGGTGCGTGCTGGCGGCTGGATGACCAACTACAGCCGCTTCCCGCTGTTGTGGTTACTGCCAGTACTGGGCGTACTGGGTTTTGTGCTCTGCGCGCTGACCATGAAGCTGGGTCGCCATGCGCTGGCATTTACCAGTTCGGCTGTCGCCATGGCGATGGTGGTGGTCACAACGGGCGTGACGATGTTTCCCTTCGTGATGCCGTCGTCGCTGAACCCCAATCATAGCCTGACCATGTGGGATGCCACGGCGAGTGAGCTGACGCTCAAAATCATGTTCGTGGTGGTGTGTATCTTCGTGCCGTTGATATTGCTTTATACCGCCTGGAGTTACTGGGTCATGCGCGGTCGTCTGAATGAGCAGTTTATTCGTGATAACGACAAAGCGCTTTACTGA
- the polA gene encoding DNA polymerase I — MARAPIVLVDGSSYLYRAFHALPPLTTSNGQPTGAVKGVLNMLKRLIKDYPESPMAVVFDAPGKTFRDDLYSDYKAHRPPMPDDLRSQIAPLHACVKALGLPLLCIEGVEADDVIGTLAHHATQAGRDAVISTGDKDMAQLVNAHITLVNTMKDETLDEAGVEEKFGLPPALIIDFLALMGDKVDNIPGVPGVGEKTAIGLLQGMGGGLETIYGDLERVKTLTFRGAKTLPKKLEEHREQAFLSYQLATIKVDCELPVGLDDLDIAHPDREALVTLYKEMEFRQWLGELLEGKDEGVDDVKGGEPAPASAEEVSSESENASTFVQASVREDQVILEQADFERWLDRLQNAERFCFDLETTSLNYMDAEIVGVGFSLEAREAAYIPLAHDYLDAPKQLDRKTVLAALKPLLEDPTKTKIGQNLKYDISVLANYAISVAGPFADTMLASYVLNSTATRHDMDSLALKYLGEKTISFEEIAGKGAKQLTFNQIALEQAAPYACEDVDITLRLQQTLRPQVESEGRLAEVLDNIELPLIKVLSRIERNGVAVDAELLHKQSQQLEQRIGELEREAFELAGREFNLGSPKQLGQILFEEQKIPVLKKTPKGAPSTAEGVLEELALDYPLPKVIMQHRGLAKLKSTYTDKLPRLLNKATGRVHTSYHQAVTATGRLSSSDPNLQNIPIRTEEGRKIRQAFIARPGYRIVAADYSQIELRIMAHLSEDKGLLEAFAEGRDIHTATAAEVFGTSLEKVSGDQRRSAKAINFGLIYGMSAWGLSRQFHIERNQAQTYIDRYFDRYPGVARYMERIRSQAAEDGFVETVLGRRLYLPEIQSQNRNRRQGAERTAINAPMQGTAADIIKQAMIDVDAWLAEGEFDALMVMQVHDELVFEVAEKQVEAFIEQVQKRMQGAAELKVPLIVEAESGANWDEAH, encoded by the coding sequence ATGGCTCGCGCTCCGATCGTCCTCGTCGATGGCTCTTCCTATCTGTACCGTGCCTTTCATGCGCTGCCGCCGCTAACGACCTCCAATGGTCAGCCAACGGGCGCGGTGAAGGGCGTGTTGAACATGCTCAAGCGGCTGATTAAGGATTACCCTGAAAGCCCTATGGCCGTGGTGTTTGACGCGCCGGGCAAAACCTTCCGTGATGACCTGTACAGCGACTATAAAGCGCACCGTCCGCCGATGCCTGATGATCTGCGCAGCCAGATCGCGCCACTGCACGCCTGCGTAAAAGCGCTGGGCCTGCCGCTGCTGTGTATTGAAGGCGTCGAAGCGGACGATGTGATTGGCACCCTGGCCCATCACGCCACCCAGGCGGGCCGCGATGCAGTGATCTCCACCGGCGATAAGGATATGGCGCAACTGGTCAATGCCCATATCACCCTGGTGAATACCATGAAGGATGAAACCCTGGACGAGGCGGGCGTAGAAGAAAAATTCGGCCTGCCGCCCGCATTGATTATCGATTTTCTCGCCCTGATGGGTGACAAGGTGGATAACATTCCCGGCGTGCCCGGCGTAGGGGAAAAAACCGCTATCGGCCTGCTACAAGGCATGGGTGGTGGGCTGGAGACCATTTATGGCGATTTAGAGCGAGTAAAAACGCTCACCTTCCGGGGCGCCAAAACCCTGCCCAAGAAGCTTGAAGAGCATCGCGAGCAGGCGTTTCTCTCCTATCAGTTGGCCACCATCAAAGTCGACTGCGAGTTGCCGGTGGGCTTGGACGATTTAGATATTGCCCATCCGGATCGTGAAGCGTTGGTCACCCTGTATAAAGAGATGGAGTTCCGCCAGTGGCTGGGCGAGCTGCTGGAAGGCAAAGACGAAGGTGTGGATGACGTTAAAGGCGGCGAGCCTGCGCCTGCAAGCGCCGAGGAAGTTAGTAGCGAATCCGAGAATGCGAGCACTTTTGTGCAAGCCTCTGTCCGTGAAGATCAGGTCATTCTCGAACAGGCAGACTTCGAGCGCTGGCTGGATCGACTGCAAAACGCCGAGCGCTTCTGCTTTGATCTGGAAACCACCAGCCTTAATTACATGGACGCAGAAATCGTCGGGGTTGGCTTTTCGCTGGAAGCGAGGGAGGCGGCTTATATTCCGCTTGCCCACGACTACCTGGATGCACCTAAGCAGCTTGACCGCAAAACGGTGCTGGCGGCGCTAAAACCGCTGCTGGAAGACCCGACAAAAACCAAGATTGGCCAAAACCTCAAGTACGACATTTCCGTGCTGGCCAACTATGCGATTTCCGTGGCAGGCCCTTTTGCTGACACCATGCTGGCCTCCTATGTGCTCAACTCCACCGCCACCCGGCACGATATGGATTCGCTGGCGCTCAAGTATCTGGGTGAAAAGACCATCTCCTTTGAAGAGATTGCCGGTAAGGGCGCCAAGCAGTTGACCTTTAACCAGATCGCCCTGGAACAAGCGGCGCCTTATGCCTGCGAAGATGTTGATATTACCCTGCGGCTGCAGCAAACGTTGCGTCCCCAGGTCGAAAGCGAAGGGCGCCTGGCCGAAGTGTTAGACAATATCGAGCTACCGCTGATCAAGGTGCTCTCGCGCATTGAACGCAACGGGGTAGCGGTAGATGCCGAGCTACTGCACAAACAGAGCCAACAGTTAGAGCAGCGCATTGGCGAATTAGAACGCGAGGCGTTTGAGCTGGCCGGGCGCGAATTTAATCTCGGCTCGCCCAAGCAGTTGGGGCAAATTCTGTTTGAAGAGCAGAAAATCCCGGTGCTCAAGAAAACGCCCAAAGGCGCACCCTCCACCGCCGAAGGCGTTCTGGAGGAACTGGCGCTGGATTACCCGCTGCCCAAGGTTATTATGCAGCATCGGGGGCTGGCCAAACTGAAGTCCACCTACACCGATAAGCTACCCCGCTTGCTCAATAAAGCCACTGGTCGGGTACACACCAGCTACCATCAAGCGGTCACCGCGACCGGGCGGCTGTCGTCGTCGGATCCCAATTTACAGAACATCCCCATCCGTACCGAAGAGGGACGCAAAATTCGTCAGGCGTTTATTGCCCGCCCCGGCTACCGTATTGTCGCCGCCGATTACTCGCAAATTGAGCTGCGCATTATGGCGCATTTATCTGAAGATAAAGGGCTGTTGGAAGCGTTTGCCGAAGGGCGTGATATTCACACCGCCACGGCGGCGGAAGTCTTCGGCACCTCCCTTGAAAAGGTCTCTGGCGATCAGCGCCGCAGCGCCAAGGCGATCAACTTTGGTTTGATCTATGGCATGAGTGCCTGGGGGCTGTCCCGCCAGTTTCATATCGAGCGCAACCAGGCGCAAACCTATATTGATCGCTACTTTGACCGCTATCCCGGCGTGGCCCGCTATATGGAGCGTATTCGCTCTCAAGCGGCGGAGGATGGTTTTGTCGAAACCGTGCTGGGGCGGCGGCTTTATCTACCGGAAATTCAGTCGCAAAACCGTAACCGCCGCCAAGGCGCCGAGCGCACTGCGATTAACGCGCCGATGCAGGGCACTGCCGCCGACATTATCAAGCAGGCGATGATCGACGTGGATGCATGGCTCGCGGAAGGCGAGTTCGATGCGCTGATGGTCATGCAGGTGCACGATGAGCTTGTGTTTGAGGTAGCCGAGAAGCAGGTCGAGGCGTTTATCGAGCAGGTGCAAAAGCGCATGCAGGGCGCGGCTGAACTGAAAGTGCCGCTAATTGTGGAAGCCGAGAGTGGCGCCAATTGGGATGAGGCGCACTAG
- the speA gene encoding biosynthetic arginine decarboxylase: MSVMATTSPALRARRTWNIDQWGSGYFDVDDQGQALVRPLGSDAEGPALPLSGLVRQLQSAGLRLPVLVRFSDILHDRVEQLCGAFDAAMSDCDYQGGYTAVYPIKVNQQRRVVEEILATAERGNGRVGLEAGSKPELLAVLALSDGGSSLIVCNGYKDREYVRLALLGEKLGHKVYLVVEKLSELQLILEEARELDVTPRIGLRARLASVGKGKWQNTGGEKSKFGLTASQILEVVDTLRREEALESLQLVHFHLGSQIANIRDIQRGLRECARFYQNLMQLGAPIDTVDVGGGLGIDYEGTRSRSFCSANYSMREYARNVVSAFAQLCQEADLPQPHLISESGRALTAHHAVLITNVIGEERIDDTPPERHAQEDTQVELLWRVFEQLATAQEPRMLVEAWHDLLQAVSELQERFVMGLSDITARAEGERVYMAACARLRTQLDTRNRAHREIMDELAEKLADKLFVNFSLFQSVPDVWGIEQIFPVLPLSGLDQAPTRRAVIQDITCDSDGRIDSYVDGQGVESTLPLPEWASEDERWLGFFLVGAYQEILGDLHNLFGDTDSVDAALNADGEWTLSNPLAGDSVAQVLAYVNFNANVLKQKLTDQLAASGFTADEQARFAASLSEGLEGYTYLE, translated from the coding sequence ATGAGTGTGATGGCTACGACTAGCCCTGCCCTTCGCGCACGGCGCACCTGGAATATCGATCAATGGGGTAGCGGTTACTTCGACGTGGATGACCAAGGCCAGGCCCTGGTGCGGCCGCTGGGTAGTGATGCCGAAGGCCCGGCACTACCGCTGAGCGGCTTGGTTCGTCAGCTGCAAAGTGCCGGGCTGCGCCTGCCGGTGCTGGTACGCTTTAGCGATATTCTTCACGATCGGGTGGAGCAGCTGTGTGGCGCTTTTGATGCCGCCATGAGCGACTGCGACTACCAGGGCGGCTACACCGCCGTTTATCCGATTAAAGTGAACCAGCAGCGCCGGGTGGTCGAAGAAATTCTGGCTACCGCCGAGCGCGGCAATGGCCGTGTGGGGCTGGAGGCGGGCAGTAAGCCGGAGCTGCTGGCCGTGCTGGCGCTTTCCGACGGCGGCTCCTCGCTGATTGTCTGCAATGGCTACAAAGACCGCGAGTATGTGCGGCTTGCGCTGCTGGGTGAAAAACTCGGCCACAAGGTCTATTTGGTGGTCGAAAAGCTCTCCGAGCTGCAGTTGATTTTGGAAGAGGCGAGAGAACTGGATGTTACTCCGCGTATTGGCCTTCGCGCCCGCCTAGCCTCGGTGGGTAAAGGCAAATGGCAGAATACCGGCGGCGAGAAATCTAAGTTCGGCCTCACCGCCAGCCAAATTCTTGAGGTGGTAGACACGCTGCGTCGCGAGGAGGCGCTGGAAAGTCTTCAGCTGGTGCACTTCCACCTGGGCTCCCAGATCGCCAATATTCGCGATATTCAGCGCGGGCTGCGTGAGTGCGCGCGCTTCTACCAGAACCTGATGCAGCTGGGAGCGCCCATTGACACCGTGGACGTAGGCGGCGGTCTGGGCATCGATTACGAAGGCACTCGCTCGCGCAGCTTCTGCTCCGCCAACTACTCGATGCGTGAATACGCCCGTAACGTCGTCAGCGCCTTTGCCCAGCTGTGCCAAGAGGCGGATCTGCCCCAGCCTCATCTCATCAGCGAATCAGGCCGCGCGCTGACCGCCCACCATGCGGTGCTGATCACCAACGTGATTGGCGAAGAGCGTATTGATGACACCCCGCCTGAACGACACGCCCAAGAGGATACTCAAGTTGAGTTACTCTGGCGTGTGTTCGAACAACTCGCCACTGCCCAAGAACCGCGCATGTTGGTCGAAGCTTGGCACGACCTGCTTCAAGCTGTGAGCGAGTTGCAGGAACGTTTTGTGATGGGGTTGAGTGATATTACCGCCCGCGCTGAAGGCGAGCGGGTCTATATGGCCGCCTGCGCGCGACTGCGCACCCAGCTGGATACCCGTAACCGTGCCCATCGGGAAATTATGGACGAGCTGGCGGAGAAGCTCGCCGATAAACTGTTCGTCAACTTCTCGCTGTTTCAATCAGTGCCTGACGTTTGGGGTATCGAGCAGATCTTCCCGGTACTGCCCCTTAGCGGGCTGGATCAAGCGCCCACCCGGCGGGCAGTGATTCAGGACATTACCTGCGACTCCGACGGCCGCATCGACAGCTATGTCGATGGCCAAGGCGTAGAGAGCACCCTGCCGCTTCCAGAGTGGGCTTCAGAGGATGAACGCTGGCTGGGGTTCTTCCTGGTGGGCGCCTATCAGGAAATTCTTGGCGACCTACACAACCTGTTCGGCGACACCGACTCCGTAGACGCTGCGCTCAATGCAGATGGCGAGTGGACGCTATCCAACCCGCTAGCCGGGGACTCGGTGGCCCAGGTGCTTGCCTACGTCAACTTCAATGCCAATGTGCTCAAGCAGAAGCTTACCGACCAGCTAGCCGCAAGCGGCTTTACTGCTGACGAGCAAGCGCGCTTCGCAGCGAGCCTAAGCGAAGGGCTGGAAGGCTACACCTATCTTGAATAA